A genome region from Arachidicoccus soli includes the following:
- a CDS encoding alpha/beta hydrolase, with protein MKKLIICLSALLIMFKLSAQQHKEWRTGIRDTSYNSKKDYRQNLKKYPFINLVTDKPISSVFEKRNLIYAMLGNRVLHIDAFIPKNRKKNTPAIIIVHGGGWRSGDRSQHIPLAQHLAEKGIASFTVEYRLSTEAFYPAAVYDLKAAVRWLRSNATIFHIDPNEISILGFSAGGELAAFVGVTNGLKKFEGQEGNSGQSSKVNSVIDIDGTLSFVHPDAWETQNPKVIGASAWWIGCPRTERIDLWTEASPLTYAERNTVPFLFLNSSIVRMHAGRDDFKKIMDQHKVYTEIITFPNTPHSFCLYEPWFPKVVDDITKYINKIYNK; from the coding sequence ATGAAAAAACTGATAATCTGCTTGTCCGCGTTATTGATAATGTTTAAATTATCAGCGCAGCAGCATAAGGAATGGCGCACCGGAATTCGAGATACTTCTTACAATAGCAAGAAGGATTACCGGCAGAATTTAAAAAAATATCCCTTTATTAATTTGGTGACCGATAAGCCTATTTCTTCCGTTTTCGAAAAACGTAACCTTATATATGCGATGCTTGGAAATCGAGTATTACATATTGACGCTTTTATACCTAAAAATAGAAAAAAAAATACGCCGGCAATTATTATTGTACATGGTGGAGGGTGGCGCTCTGGTGACCGTTCTCAACATATCCCTTTGGCGCAACACCTTGCAGAGAAAGGTATAGCCAGTTTTACCGTTGAATACAGATTATCAACTGAGGCCTTTTATCCTGCTGCAGTTTATGACTTGAAAGCGGCAGTTAGATGGTTAAGATCTAATGCAACTATTTTTCATATTGACCCTAATGAGATCAGTATCCTTGGTTTTTCTGCAGGAGGGGAATTAGCTGCATTTGTTGGAGTTACAAATGGACTGAAAAAATTCGAAGGTCAGGAAGGAAATTCAGGTCAATCAAGCAAAGTAAATTCGGTAATAGATATCGATGGCACACTATCATTTGTTCATCCAGACGCCTGGGAGACTCAAAATCCTAAGGTTATAGGAGCTTCGGCATGGTGGATAGGTTGTCCCCGTACAGAAAGAATCGATCTTTGGACGGAAGCTTCACCCTTGACCTATGCAGAAAGAAATACCGTTCCTTTTTTATTCCTAAATAGTTCGATAGTACGTATGCATGCCGGGCGTGATGATTTTAAAAAAATAATGGATCAGCATAAAGTGTACACAGAAATAATAACCTTTCCCAATACACCCCATTCGTTTTGCCTTTACGAACCTTGGTTCCCCAAGGTTGTTGATGATATCACCAAATATATAAACAAAATATACAATAAATAA
- a CDS encoding glycoside hydrolase family 43 protein — protein sequence MMQLLRRFYSGLILILSGILFSSMAFSQSLIKDSAVWIPDQYNGTYKNPVINADYSDPDVVRVGRDYYLTSSSFEDIPGLPILHSYDLVNWQIIGHALLQQPPFDHFNTPRHGEGVWAPAIRYYHDAFYLYYPDPDYGIYLTKAINPSGPWSKPILVYAGKGIIDPCPLLDEDGQMYLVHAFAGSRAGIKSIIAINKLNKEGTKVIDDGLIVYDGHELDPTIEGPKLYKHHGYYYIFAPAGGVTTGWQLVLRSKNIYGPYERKVVMAQGKSVVNGPHQGAWVNTITGEDWFIHFQDKGPYGRVVHLEPMIWKNDWPIIGADNDGSGIGEPVTTYHKPNVQKNYPVINPQETDEFNASTLGLQWQWMANAQPTWYYMNQGKGSVRLYASTSPEWTKNLWQTPNVLLQKFPDDEFIATTKLTFTPNPKNETEKTGLVIMGLSYADIAVRSKKDGLFLVYGNCKNADKGNIENEHVITKLDSSTIYLRVKVNVGAKCTFYYSIDGINFTDTGEEFQAEPGRWIGAKVGLFSTKSEQSNDSGYEDIDWFRIHKIF from the coding sequence ATGATGCAACTTCTCAGACGCTTTTATTCCGGTTTGATTTTGATACTTTCTGGCATACTATTTTCGTCCATGGCATTTAGCCAATCACTCATTAAAGATTCTGCCGTTTGGATTCCTGATCAATACAATGGCACTTATAAGAATCCGGTAATTAATGCGGACTATTCAGACCCAGATGTAGTCCGTGTTGGAAGAGATTATTATCTTACATCATCTAGCTTTGAAGATATTCCGGGCTTGCCTATCTTACATTCTTATGATCTAGTAAACTGGCAGATTATTGGGCATGCATTGCTTCAACAACCACCTTTTGACCACTTTAATACACCTAGGCATGGTGAGGGCGTTTGGGCTCCAGCCATCAGGTATTATCACGATGCGTTTTATTTATATTATCCCGATCCAGATTATGGTATATACCTTACAAAAGCCATCAACCCTTCGGGCCCCTGGAGCAAGCCAATATTGGTTTACGCGGGGAAAGGCATCATTGATCCGTGTCCCCTGTTGGATGAGGATGGACAAATGTATTTAGTGCATGCTTTCGCAGGTAGTCGTGCAGGAATTAAAAGCATTATAGCAATCAATAAGTTAAACAAAGAAGGTACTAAAGTTATTGATGACGGATTAATCGTTTATGATGGTCATGAGCTCGATCCTACAATAGAAGGGCCTAAACTTTATAAACACCATGGTTATTATTATATTTTTGCTCCTGCAGGTGGCGTAACTACAGGATGGCAGTTGGTGTTGCGCTCTAAAAACATTTATGGACCTTACGAACGTAAAGTCGTAATGGCACAGGGTAAAAGCGTTGTAAATGGACCGCATCAGGGGGCTTGGGTAAATACCATTACCGGGGAAGACTGGTTTATTCATTTTCAGGATAAAGGACCCTACGGCCGGGTAGTTCATCTGGAGCCTATGATCTGGAAAAACGATTGGCCGATTATTGGTGCTGATAATGATGGGAGTGGTATTGGAGAACCGGTTACGACTTATCACAAACCTAATGTTCAAAAGAACTATCCTGTAATCAATCCGCAGGAAACTGATGAGTTTAATGCAAGCACATTAGGACTACAATGGCAATGGATGGCCAATGCGCAACCTACATGGTATTATATGAACCAAGGGAAGGGTAGTGTCAGGTTATATGCTTCAACCTCTCCTGAATGGACAAAAAATCTTTGGCAAACGCCAAATGTACTTTTACAAAAATTTCCTGACGATGAATTTATTGCTACAACTAAACTTACATTCACACCAAACCCTAAAAATGAAACTGAAAAAACCGGTCTTGTTATTATGGGTTTAAGTTATGCTGATATCGCTGTAAGAAGCAAAAAAGATGGTTTGTTTCTAGTATATGGTAATTGTAAGAATGCAGATAAAGGGAATATTGAAAACGAACATGTTATAACCAAGCTTGATTCTTCCACAATATACTTAAGGGTGAAGGTCAATGTCGGGGCAAAATGCACATTTTACTATAGCATTGACGGCATAAATTTTACCGATACCGGAGAAGAATTTCAGGCTGAACCCGGTCGTTGGATTGGTGCCAAAGTTGGCTTATTCTCTACTAAAAGTGAACAAAGTAATGATTCTGGCTACGAAGATATTGATTGGTTTCGTATTCATAAAATATTTTAA